The Procambarus clarkii isolate CNS0578487 unplaced genomic scaffold, FALCON_Pclarkii_2.0 HiC_scaffold_598, whole genome shotgun sequence genome has a window encoding:
- the LOC138361676 gene encoding collagen alpha-1(III) chain-like: MGVTLRVGKPHEGGYKKLGPRTTLRALKAPVRAPVRAECLPVLQGKGYVPNLQGRVRTLTPSGLGTDYPLGQAGGPSSPSGAGREDLPVPQGRQGGPSSLSGQAGRTFQPLRAGREDLPAPQGRQEDLPVPQGQAGRTFQPLRAGRRTFQSLRGRQGGPSSPSGQAGRTFQPLRAGRRTFQSLRGRQGGPSSPSGQAGRTFQSLRGRQGGPSSPSGQAGGPSSPSGAGREDLPVPQGRQGGPSSPSGQAGRTFQSLRAGREDLPAPQGRQGGPSSPSGQAGGPSSPSGAGREDLPAPQGRQEDLPVPQGQAGRTFQSLRAGREDLPAPQGRQEDLPVPQGQAGRTFQPLRAGREDLPVPQGRQGGPSSPSGQAGRTFQPLRAGREDLPVPQGRQGGPSSPSGAGREDLPAPQGRQGDLPVPQGQAGGPSSPSGQPGGPSSTYERVHLSSIFDGFGNIY, encoded by the coding sequence ATGGGAGTTACTTTGCGAGTTGGGAAGCCCCACGAGGGTGGTTATAAGAAGCTTGGCCCGAGGACGACCTTGAGGGCCTTGAAGGCACCGGTCAGGGCACCGGTTAGGGCAGAGTGCCTTCCAGTCCTTCAAGGCAAAGGGTATGTGCCAAACCTCCAGGGCAGGGTCCGCACTCTTACCCCTTCAGGGCTGGGTACAGACTACCCCTTGGGGCAGGCAGGAGGACCTTCCAGTCCCTCAGGGGCAGGCAGGGAGGACCTTCCAGTCCctcagggcaggcagggaggaccTTCCAGTCTctcagggcaggcagggaggaccTTCCAGCCCctcagggcaggcagggaggaccTTCCAGCCCCTCAGGGCAGGCAGGAGGACCTTCCAGTCCCTCAGGGGCAGGCAGGGAGGACCTTCCAGCCCCTCAGGGCAGGCAGGAGGACCTTCCAGTCCCTCAGGGGCAGGCAGGGAGGACCTTCCAGTCCctcagggcaggcagggaggaccTTCCAGCCCCTCAGGGCAGGCAGGAGGACCTTCCAGTCCCTCAGGGGCAGGCAGGGAGGACCTTCCAGTCCctcagggcaggcagggaggaccTTCCAGTCCCTCAGGGGCAGGCAGGGAGGACCTTCCAGTCCCTCAGGGCAGGCAGGAGGACCTTCCAGTCCCTCAGGGGCAGGCAGGGAGGACCTTCCAGTCCctcagggcaggcagggaggaccTTCCAGTCCctcagggcaggcagggaggaccTTCCAGTCCctcagggcaggcagggaggaccTTCCAGCCCctcagggcaggcagggaggaccTTCCAGCCCCTCAGGGCAGGCAGGAGGACCTTCCAGTCCCTCAGGGGCAGGCAGGGAGGACCTTCCAGCCCCTCAGGGCAGGCAGGAGGACCTTCCAGTCCCTCAGGGGCAGGCAGGGAGGACCTTCCAGTCCctcagggcaggcagggaggaccTTCCAGCCCCTCAGGGCAGGCAGGAGGACCTTCCAGTCCCTCAGGGGCAGGCAGGGAGGACCTTCCAGCCCctcagggcaggcagggaggaccTTCCAGTCCctcagggcaggcagggaggaccTTCCAGTCCctcagggcaggcagggaggaccTTCCAGCCCctcagggcaggcagggaggaccTTCCAGTCCctcagggcaggcagggaggaccTTCCAGTCCCTCAGGGGCAGGCAGGGAGGACCTTCCAGCCCCTCAGGGCAGGCAGGGGGACCTTCCAGTCCCTCAGGGGCAGGCAGGGGGACCTTCCAGTCCCTCAGGGCAGCCAGGGGGACCttccagcacttacgaacgtgtacatctttcctcaatctttgacggctttggtaacatttattaa